TTTCCGGTTCTGTCTGGTTCTCTTTCTGCATACAGGAAAGTTTTTCAACTACATCTGTCAATGCATCTTCATCATAGGTTAACATTGTCTCCAACGTGTAAACCGGTTTCTGGAACATCTTTGCAACCCATGCAAAACCATTCTGTTTTTTCAGAAGCTTCTCTACCTCGCCGCCGAAATCCGGTGCAAGGGAAACTGCCTCACCTTCAATGGTTTCTGTCTTGTCGTCTCTTTCCTTTAACGTAAGCGTATAACCGTCCACCTCATTGGAAATCATCTTTTCTACTTTGGCTGCATTCTTTCCGCCTGCTTTTACCCCATTGATGGTTGTGCCAAAACAAAAATGACTCTGAAAATAAATTGCAAATCCAAGGTAAATGACAAGCAGAGCCGCAACAACCGCTGCTGCAATCAAAAACCAACGTTTTTTGTAGAACGGTGCCTTTAACGCATCGCTCTCCTGATTCATTTTTTCCATATTCATCCTCTCTTATCCTTCATTTGTATCATGCTACTCTTATTTTTCGCATTCATAAAAAAGGTAATTTACCTTAACGCTAAAAAACATCTTTTATTATAAAGTTCCTTTTTGCAATGTCAACTTTTTCCTCGAATCTTAATATTTCTGTAAGATTTTCGTTTTATTTTTGTTGTAGTTTTGCACAAAAAGCGTTTTGCCGTTGCATCTATTTATTAAGAAATGAATAATCTTTCTTAAAAAAGATTAAAGATAATTGTTCTTTAAAAATCACTGTGCTATAATTCGAAAAGATGAGAACAGTAAGTTTTTCTTTACAAAAAAGGAAAGGTGACCAAGATGAAAACATTAACACGTAAAAAGGTAAATGAATTCATTGCAAAATACAAACACGGACTTTTATTGTTGTATTTTCTAATCTATCTTCCATGGTTTGGATATCTGGAAGAGAATGTAACAACACATTTTCATGTTATTCATGTGGCACTTGATGATAAAATTCCATTTTGTGAATATTTTATCATTCCATATATGCTCTGGTTTGCCTATGTAGCCTGGGGAGTTGCCTATTTCTTCTTTAAAAATAAAAGCGAATATTACAAGCTGTGCGCATTCCTTTTCACCGGAATGACCATCTTCCTTGTAATTTCTACCGTATACCCGAACGGACATTACCTTCGTCCAACCACTTTTGAACGTGACAACATCTTTGTTCAGGCAGTACAGTGGCTCTACTCCACCGATACCCCTACGAACCTGTTTCCAAGTATTCACGTTTATAATTCCCTTGGAATTAACATGGCAGTCTGGCATAGTGAGAATTTCAAGAAAAATAAACCGGTTCGATATGGTTCCGCAATTCTTTGTATCAGCATCATCTTATCAACCATGTTTTTAAAACAGCACTCCGTTTTTGATGTTGTAACCGGCATTGTTCTTGCAGCCTTTATGTTCTCTTTGGTTTATGCAAGAAGCTGGGCAAATGAACCGGAACATGAATTAGAACGTAATTTACACCAGTATTAATTGAAAAAAAAGGAGTTATCGCAAAAGCATTCGCAGTGTGATAACTCCTTTTTCTATATCCAATTTTTATACAGAACTTTTCGAAAAACCTTTTCTTACGCTTCTAACTGTTCTATCTCTTCCATCCAAAGACTTGCACAGGCATCCGAAGGCATTCTCAAATCACCTCTTGGCGATACCGCAACCGTTCCGACTTTTGGTCCATCCGGGAGGCAGGAACGTTTAAACTGCTGCATGAAAAATCTTCTGCAAAATGTTTTGAGCCATTTTAAAATTACATCATTGCCATAAGTTCCGGCAAACGCAATTTTTGCAAGGCGGTAAATTTTCGCCGGGGAATAGCCAAAACGAAGCAGATAATATAAGTAGAAATCATGCAGTTCGTAAGGTCCTACGATATCCTCTGTCTTCTGGGAAATCTTGCCGTCCGTCGGTGGTAACAGCTCCGGTGATACCGGTGTATCCAGGACATCTAACAATACTTCCTCTAATTTTTTCTCGTTGCAGGTGTCTGCATAAAACTGTACCAGATGACGAACCAGCGTCTTTGGCACGGAACAGTTTACCGCATACATGGACATGTGATCTCCGTTGTAGGTTGCCCATCCAAGTGCAAGCTCCGACATGTCACCGGTTCCGATTACCATTCCATTTTCTTTATTTGCAATATCCATCAAAATCTGGGTACGTTCTCTCGCCTGTCCATTCTCATAGGTCACATCATGAACCGACGGGTCCTGACCAATATCACGGAAATGAATATTGACGGCATCTTTAATATCTACCTCAATAAAATCACATCCAAGGCATTTGATTAAGTTCACCGCATTGTCATAGGTACGGTCCGTCGTTCCAAAACCAGGCATCGTCACTGCCTTGATGTTCTTATGATCCATTCCAAGCAAATCAAACGCTCTTACTGTAACAAGAAGTGCCAGTGTCGAATCCAGTCCGCCGGAGATTCCAACTACAGCTGTCTTACAATGCGTATGCTCCAGTCTCTTTTTTAATCCCATCGACTGAATCATTAAAATTTCATCGCAGCGCTTCTGTCTGTCCGCCTGGCTGCTTGGTACAAACGGTGCCGGGTCAACATATCTTGTAAGTTTCGTCTCTTCTATCTCTAACGAAAATCCTACCTTACAATAGGAATCATCCCTTGTCTCATACGTTGACATTCTGCGGCGCTCCGCATTTAATTTTAAAATATCAAATTCCGAATAAATCGTCTCATTGACAAAACGTGCTGCTTTCTTTAGGATTCTTCCATCCTCTGCAATGATGTTGTGACCGGAATATACGACATCCTGCGTCGATTCTCCATCACCGGCACTCGCATAAACGTAACCACATAAAAGTCTCGCAGACTGCCCTGCAATCAGCTCCTCGCGGTATAAATCTTTTCCGGTCGTCTCATCAGATGCAGAAAGGTTCACAATCACATTTGCTCCATTTAAGGCATGACGGATACTTGGCGGCTCCGGTGTCCACACGTCCTCACAGATTTCGGCTGCCACGCGAAGTTCCGGCATCTGTCTGCAGTAGAACATAAGGTTGGTTCCCATTGGAACGGACAAGTTTTCCCTTAACGGTACCTCTACGACCTGTTCCATTCCCCTTGTAAAATGTCTTGCCTCGTAGAACTCGTTGTAATTTGGAAGGTAGGTCTTTGGCACAAATCCAAGTATTTTTCCATGGTTAAGTGCCGCTGCCACGTTATAAAGCTTCCCATTGTATTCCAGTGGCATACCCACAAAAATCAGTGCGTCCACAAACGATGTCATATCCGTCAATTCGAACAGTTGTTCTTTTACAGAACGAAGCAGTAACTCCTGTAAAAACAGGTCATTACAGGTATAACCACTTAGACAAAGTTCTGGCAAAACAATGATTTTTGCTCCGTTTTCTTCCGCTTCTTTGATATGGTAAAAAAGGAGTCTTGCGTTCTCTTTTACATCTGCGACACCGATTTTAGGCGTAACTGCCGCAACTTTTACAAATCCCTGTCTCACTTTTGAATCTCCTTTAATTCATCAATTCCAAATTTGTATGCTGTGTTGCAGAACTGGCATTTTACCTCGATTTCTTCTCCATCGTTGATGATGTCCTGCAAATCTTTCTTGCTGATACTTGCAAGGGCTTTTGAGACACGCTCTTTGGAACAGTCACATTTGAACTCTGCCGGCATTTTTTCGGTAATGGTTACTCCGAACTCACCTAAAATCTCTTCTAAGATTCCCTCTGGTGTCAGTCCATTCTCTAACATCTGGGTAACAGAATCGATGGTTTTAATCTTTTCTTCTAACTTTTCAATCACTTCCTCGCTGGTAAAAGGCATCAGCTGGATAATAAAACCACCTGCCTGCTCCACCGTATTGTCTTTGTTCATCAATACGCCAAGACCAACGGCTGATGGAATCTGCTCGGAAGTTGCAAAATAATAGGTCAAATCCTCTGCAATCTCTCCGGTCTGTAATACGGTCTGTCCTACGTATGGCTCTTTTAATCCCATATCCTTGATAACGCTAAGCACGCCCATGTCAAGCGCACCGCCAACGTTTAATTTGCCCTGCGCATTCGGCGGCAGGTCAACGTCCGGGGTTACGGCATAACCTTTGACATGACCTGCTGCATCTGCTGTCACCGTAAGTCCTTTTGCAGGACCGCTGCACTGAATCTGAATGGTTAAAAGGTCTTTTTCCCCCTTCATCATCGTTCCCATCATCGCACCTGCAGAAAGAAGTCTTCCAAGCGCTGCTGTCATAATCGGACTTGTATTGTGATGCTGTCTCGCTGTCTCCACTAAATCTTTTGATGTGATTGCAAATGCACGGATTGCATCATCCGCTGCTGTTGCTCTAACAATATAATCTGCCATTATTTTCCATTCTCCTTTGCTATTACATAAATTCGTTCACTGTCTTCTTTTACAGCATCTCTCGTAAAGGCGTCGTACGCAGTCACAAACTCCATACCGGCCTTTTCTAATAATTCTTTCACTTTTTCCAGCGTATATGCCTTCTGGAAATGTGTTTCTTCATATTTACGGTAAAGATTGTCTTTTTCCTTAATAAAAAGAGTCAGATCGTATTCATTTATCTGTTCCTCTTCCTCATAATAATTATCCCAGATAAAACTTCCCTCTTCACGGTTCTCACTGATGGTTGTCTCACCTAACAGCTCTTTGTACTTGTATACCGTATTCAGATCGAAAATAAAAAGTCCCTTCGGGTCTAGATAGTTGTTCACCAGCCGGAACACCTGAAGCAAATCTTCTTCCTCCGTGATATAATTCATGGAATCACAGACACTGACAACTGCCCTTACGGTTCCATAAAGTTCAAATTCTCTCATATCCTGCAGCAGATATAAAATATTAGAACCTTCCTCCTGATGCTCTCTTGCAATCTCAAGCATTTCCTCGGAATAATCGATTCCTATCATATCATATCCGGCATCCTCTAAAAGTCTGGTAAGCTTTCCTGTCCCACAGCCCAAATCCAACACCAGACCATCTTCTATTTTGTATTCTTTCAGCAGGCTCTTGATGTATTCACACCATTCCTCGTACGGAACATTGTCCATGAACAAATCATACACCTGTGCAAAGCTTGTATATGCTTCCAATTGATTCTCCTTTGCGCCTGTTCTTTCTTATGTAATACTAACAACTTTCGTTCCGAAAAGCAAGCTTGCTAATAAAGTTCGCTTGAATATTTTTCGTACAACCTTTATACTAAATTTATGCGAAAAATTGTTTTTTGACCATTCGCTTATTACCTGCATGATTTTACAACGGTCGTAACTACATTCGTAAATATATATTTTTGATAAAGGTTTTTGCATGATAGAAAATTACGAACACTATATCACCAAAAATATTAAGGCTTTATACAAAAGGCGGCTTGTCTACCCGATTGTCTATGTCATTACACTTTTGATTCTGTGGATTTATTTTTCATTGTCAGATTTGCTTTTTCCTGTTACGGTTTCGGACTCTTCTGACTTATCCACCGCGTATGAAAAAAATATCCAATATGTCCACACCACTGTGAACGATTTGCAGTTTACGGGGTATACCCAGACAAAATATGGTCGTACCACAGGATATTATTACTATACCAAAAGCGAGGATGGCTGTCTGATTGTCCTGTTATCCCCTACCACCTGTGAGCAGGGACTTCCATCCATGGAATCCGTCACACTCACCGGAAAGCTTGCAAAAAAAGATACGGCTTTTGCCACTTTGTTGGAAAACCTGTCCTCGGACTTAGACTGGACAAACCAGGGCATCACCAGTAAAGTTTCTCCTTACTATCTAAGCCAGCCAGGCTATCACAAGGGAGCGAACATTTTCCTGTTTGGTGTTATCTTTTTAACAGGCGGCTACGCACTTTTATGTATTGTACTGTTTATCCTGTTCATTAACGTCCCGTTTTTATCGCCTCCTTGCCAGGATCTCGCCTTGTTTGGTCATCCTAAGGAATTGTTAGCTCAGGCAGAAGAAGAGCTTGCAACGCTGCCACAGCTTGCGACAGAGGATATGTTTATTACCGAGCATTACTTTATTGAAACATCGAAGTACGGAACTGCGATTGTGCCAATTGACCAGATTATCTGGATTTACAAGTATTCAACCTTGCATCAGTTCTTCTGGTATCACTTTAGCATTTCCTATACGCTTCATATCTCAGCAAACAAGCACCTATACATCCGCTGTCCAAAGAATATCAAATCTGACATCGATGGTATCATGGACTACCTTGCCGAGGCAAACCACAATATTTTAGTCGGATTTAATGAAAAGAACCGCTTGAAAGTTCAGGAGATTCAGGGAACGCCGATGCATTTTGAAAAGATTATTGCATTTTTGAAAAAGAGAATTTAAAAACAGGGTATCGCATGATGCGATACCCTGTTTTCTTACGTTCTATGTAACTTACCATTTTAAATCTACAATCAATCCTGTTGGATTTGTGTAATGTAACAATGTACTGTAATCAAATACATCATCGTAGCAGAATCCATATGCATATCCGTTGATACTATGGTCATGCCAGAATTTTGCGTAATAGTTGCTTGGCGCCTGCTGATAGAAATACTTTGCATCTGACCACTGTTCCGGGTGCAATGCCACACCACGGTTCAGTGCTGCACACAACTGTGCTTCCACTACTTTTTCCATGGAAGTTCCAGAATCTAAGGTTCCTTTTCCTTCTAAGACATCCTGTGTGGTAGGTTTGTGCACTACAATATCACTTGCTCCGCCATCCTTGCTAAAAATCATATCATCGCCTACAACGTGTCCACGAAACTCTCCAGCTTCACACTGAAATACCAAATCTTTTGTGCGATAGGTATTCCATACTTCCTCAATGTAGGTATCAAAATAATTTCCGTTTGCCTGGCCTTTATTAAAGCTTCCTTTACATGGTGCCACAATCCGGTACTGGTTGCTTAACCCCTTAAATTCCTCCGGCACTTCTGATGCAAACGCACTGTAAATTTCATCCCTTGTTCCGATATCACCGACTGTTTTGTCATAAACATCGGCATCACCCGGTACGCGGTCATAACCGCCTTCCCCGAACAAACGGGTCACGACCGGAAAACAGAAGTTATCTACACGGGTTGTGTTGCCCCAGTACTCACCATTTTTCAATGTAAACTCAATAAACTCAAAATAGACATCCTGGTTTGGATCTCCCGGATTGTTTAAATCAGGACCTGCGAATCCCATATTTCCATTTGCATCCTGATTAATGGTAACATAAACCGGAGAACCATAACTTAGATACATTCTTCCTGAGACAATGTTCGGCAGCGATACCCAGTTAGCTTCCTCTAACGTGTAAAAAATATCTGCACACATGCGGTCACCTTTTGCTATCGTATTTAACGCTGTGGTTGCCTCAATCAGGTTTCCATTTTTATCGACATAACAAAGCTTTCCTGTCTCTGGATGATATCCCACAATAAGCCAGTAAATCTCACTGTCGCTGAATTTTCCGTTTGTCTTATTATTAAGCTGTAAGGTCATGGCTCCGTCACCTGTCGGAACATTTGGAAGTTCCCCGGTCGAGCCGTTTCCCGTTGAACCGCTTCCCGTTGAGCCGCTTCCGGTTCCTTTCTTAACGGTTCCATATACGCCCATTTCAAAAAGGGAATAACCATAAGGCAGGGCTCTTTCTTTTCCCTGAATCTTCACATAACGTGCTTCTACATGATTGAGTGAAATTTCTTCCATGCCGCCAGCCCCGTTTTCCTGCTTTTTGACGGTCTTGTACTGTTTTCCATCTGTAGATACCTGGATTTCGTATTTCTTACCATAAGCTGCTTCCCAGTTCAGTCTCACTTCACTGATGTCGCAGACCTGCTCTAAATCGATAATTGCCCACGCATCATCCGCGAAATTAGAAGACCACCTGGTATCTGTATTAGAATCTACCAGATTTGCAGCCACACAGTCATTATTTTCTTCACCTGAAACCATTACCGGTTTTCCTGCTGCAAGATTGATGAGCGTATCCGGAGTTTCCGGTGTCGAAAGGTCTGGTGTCGAAGGATCTGGAGTGGAAGGCTCCGGGTTTGTCGTTCCGCCCTGATTTTCATCACTCTTTTCCGGTAACACAAAGGTTTCCCATGGACTGTCAAGTGCACCACTTCCCGGATTGTAAGTAAAGAAATATTCAATCTTATCACCCGTGGAAAGTCCATCTAATGAATATGTATAATTTCCCTTTCCA
This genomic window from Roseburia sp. 831b contains:
- a CDS encoding phosphatase PAP2 family protein, with protein sequence MKTLTRKKVNEFIAKYKHGLLLLYFLIYLPWFGYLEENVTTHFHVIHVALDDKIPFCEYFIIPYMLWFAYVAWGVAYFFFKNKSEYYKLCAFLFTGMTIFLVISTVYPNGHYLRPTTFERDNIFVQAVQWLYSTDTPTNLFPSIHVYNSLGINMAVWHSENFKKNKPVRYGSAILCISIILSTMFLKQHSVFDVVTGIVLAAFMFSLVYARSWANEPEHELERNLHQY
- a CDS encoding NAD(+) synthase yields the protein MRQGFVKVAAVTPKIGVADVKENARLLFYHIKEAEENGAKIIVLPELCLSGYTCNDLFLQELLLRSVKEQLFELTDMTSFVDALIFVGMPLEYNGKLYNVAAALNHGKILGFVPKTYLPNYNEFYEARHFTRGMEQVVEVPLRENLSVPMGTNLMFYCRQMPELRVAAEICEDVWTPEPPSIRHALNGANVIVNLSASDETTGKDLYREELIAGQSARLLCGYVYASAGDGESTQDVVYSGHNIIAEDGRILKKAARFVNETIYSEFDILKLNAERRRMSTYETRDDSYCKVGFSLEIEETKLTRYVDPAPFVPSSQADRQKRCDEILMIQSMGLKKRLEHTHCKTAVVGISGGLDSTLALLVTVRAFDLLGMDHKNIKAVTMPGFGTTDRTYDNAVNLIKCLGCDFIEVDIKDAVNIHFRDIGQDPSVHDVTYENGQARERTQILMDIANKENGMVIGTGDMSELALGWATYNGDHMSMYAVNCSVPKTLVRHLVQFYADTCNEKKLEEVLLDVLDTPVSPELLPPTDGKISQKTEDIVGPYELHDFYLYYLLRFGYSPAKIYRLAKIAFAGTYGNDVILKWLKTFCRRFFMQQFKRSCLPDGPKVGTVAVSPRGDLRMPSDACASLWMEEIEQLEA
- the hslO gene encoding Hsp33 family molecular chaperone HslO is translated as MADYIVRATAADDAIRAFAITSKDLVETARQHHNTSPIMTAALGRLLSAGAMMGTMMKGEKDLLTIQIQCSGPAKGLTVTADAAGHVKGYAVTPDVDLPPNAQGKLNVGGALDMGVLSVIKDMGLKEPYVGQTVLQTGEIAEDLTYYFATSEQIPSAVGLGVLMNKDNTVEQAGGFIIQLMPFTSEEVIEKLEEKIKTIDSVTQMLENGLTPEGILEEILGEFGVTITEKMPAEFKCDCSKERVSKALASISKKDLQDIINDGEEIEVKCQFCNTAYKFGIDELKEIQK
- a CDS encoding class I SAM-dependent DNA methyltransferase, which encodes MEAYTSFAQVYDLFMDNVPYEEWCEYIKSLLKEYKIEDGLVLDLGCGTGKLTRLLEDAGYDMIGIDYSEEMLEIAREHQEEGSNILYLLQDMREFELYGTVRAVVSVCDSMNYITEEEDLLQVFRLVNNYLDPKGLFIFDLNTVYKYKELLGETTISENREEGSFIWDNYYEEEEQINEYDLTLFIKEKDNLYRKYEETHFQKAYTLEKVKELLEKAGMEFVTAYDAFTRDAVKEDSERIYVIAKENGK
- a CDS encoding DUF6709 family protein; translated protein: MIENYEHYITKNIKALYKRRLVYPIVYVITLLILWIYFSLSDLLFPVTVSDSSDLSTAYEKNIQYVHTTVNDLQFTGYTQTKYGRTTGYYYYTKSEDGCLIVLLSPTTCEQGLPSMESVTLTGKLAKKDTAFATLLENLSSDLDWTNQGITSKVSPYYLSQPGYHKGANIFLFGVIFLTGGYALLCIVLFILFINVPFLSPPCQDLALFGHPKELLAQAEEELATLPQLATEDMFITEHYFIETSKYGTAIVPIDQIIWIYKYSTLHQFFWYHFSISYTLHISANKHLYIRCPKNIKSDIDGIMDYLAEANHNILVGFNEKNRLKVQEIQGTPMHFEKIIAFLKKRI